The following are from one region of the Puniceicoccaceae bacterium genome:
- a CDS encoding IS110 family transposase, translating to MTYFVGLDVALKTTAVCVVDDHGNILKESSLITDANDINQWLSQNGFSASRIGIEASNLTIWLYKELRSLGHPVTVIETRHAKAAMAAQNMKTDRNDARAIAQMMRTGWYKPVHVKSDESQRIKTIITARKMIVNQRIALDNHIRGALKVFGIKISVTRGRGSFDKCVRDLIAGDGELEAAFEPLLEIRKTMAAKSDQLERMLITAAKKDAVCTTLMSIPGVGAMTALLYKSVIDDPARFRRSRDVGAHLGITPKKYASGETDYDAGITKCGDRLLRGHLYEAAAYILRPSTKPCSLKSWGRNIAKRSSMKNARVAVARKLAVIMFRMWLDETQFEKNEPLEAA from the coding sequence ATGACATATTTTGTCGGGCTGGATGTAGCCCTAAAAACGACGGCTGTTTGCGTGGTCGATGACCATGGCAATATTCTGAAAGAGTCGTCTCTGATAACTGATGCAAATGATATAAACCAATGGCTTAGCCAGAATGGATTTTCAGCATCTCGCATTGGTATCGAAGCAAGCAACCTGACGATCTGGCTCTACAAGGAACTCCGATCTTTGGGGCACCCTGTTACTGTTATCGAGACACGGCATGCCAAAGCAGCAATGGCCGCTCAGAACATGAAAACGGATCGTAACGATGCGCGGGCAATTGCTCAAATGATGCGAACGGGGTGGTATAAACCGGTTCATGTGAAAAGTGATGAAAGTCAGCGTATCAAAACAATCATCACGGCCAGAAAAATGATAGTTAATCAACGGATAGCATTGGACAATCATATCCGTGGAGCCTTGAAAGTCTTTGGAATAAAGATCAGCGTCACTCGGGGGCGCGGGTCATTTGATAAATGTGTTCGTGATCTGATTGCCGGTGATGGAGAATTGGAGGCTGCTTTCGAACCTCTGCTGGAGATACGAAAGACGATGGCAGCAAAATCAGATCAGCTGGAAAGAATGCTGATAACAGCCGCCAAAAAGGATGCAGTTTGTACAACATTGATGAGCATCCCAGGAGTGGGTGCTATGACAGCGCTTCTCTATAAGTCGGTTATCGATGATCCTGCGAGATTTCGGCGATCACGCGATGTGGGTGCGCATTTGGGTATTACGCCCAAGAAGTATGCTTCTGGTGAGACTGATTATGATGCCGGGATTACAAAATGCGGTGATCGATTGTTGCGTGGACATCTGTATGAAGCAGCTGCCTATATTCTTCGTCCGTCAACAAAACCCTGTTCCTTAAAATCTTGGGGCAGGAATATTGCCAAGCGAAGTTCAATGAAAAATGCACGAGTTGCAGTTGCAAGAAAGCTTGCGGTCATAATGTTTCGCATGTGGCTTGATGAAACTCAGTTTGAAAAGAACGAGCCACTTGAAGCGGCATAG
- a CDS encoding antirestriction protein ArdA, translating to MNTVTDTPRIYVACLAAYNAGILHGEWIDLDQDIDDIWKEIRNMLASSPEECAEEWAIHDYEGFGTLRISEYEGIETVHQYAEFILEHEETGTLLLSEFCGDLEHSRNILENYIGCYSSLADYAQELTEETTQIPENLSFYIDYEAMARDMKLNGEIIELEESFEKVHLFYNS from the coding sequence ATGAACACCGTAACCGACACTCCGAGAATCTACGTTGCCTGTCTGGCCGCCTACAATGCTGGAATCCTCCACGGTGAATGGATTGATCTTGATCAGGACATTGACGACATCTGGAAGGAAATTAGAAACATGCTGGCCAGCTCACCCGAGGAATGCGCCGAAGAATGGGCAATCCACGATTATGAAGGCTTTGGAACTCTCAGGATCTCCGAATACGAAGGAATTGAGACAGTCCACCAATACGCGGAATTCATCCTTGAGCACGAGGAAACCGGAACGCTTTTACTTTCCGAATTCTGCGGAGACCTCGAACATTCCAGAAACATCCTTGAAAACTATATCGGCTGTTATTCCAGCCTTGCCGATTACGCCCAGGAGCTGACCGAAGAAACAACCCAAATCCCTGAAAACCTGAGTTTCTACATCGATTACGAAGCCATGGCGCGGGATATGAAGCTCAACGGTGAAATCATCGAACTTGAG